A stretch of DNA from Takifugu rubripes chromosome 15, fTakRub1.2, whole genome shotgun sequence:
ACTTACATCACTTCTCCTGTTACTTCCTGGAAACAAGGGGCCTCTGATGAAAACAAGGGATGGTTCAGAAATCTCTTGACGGAAGCTGACGGCAAAATCATGGAGCACTCGGGGAAGATGGTCTTGCTGTTCAAGATCCTGAGGCTGGCtgcggagctggaggagaaagtgTATGTCTCCTTTAAAAATCCGATCAGACGTTTatgtaaaaacagaaatgtgtaACCGGTCCCTGTTTGCTCTTCCAGGCTCGTCTTCAGTCAGTCCTTGTTCTCATTAGATCTGATCGAGACCTTCCTTCAGACGTCCCACAGTCTCGCTATGCCATCACTAGCCAATGGTATCCTGCTGAAATGACCATAAATTTCCTAACATCTCTTTCCAGAAGGTGTCGGTTTTGAGTTGGTTCTTTTTTGTTGTCAGCTTCCAGCTTCAACAAGAATGTTAATTACTTCCGTATTGATGGCAGCGTCGGAGCAGAGCTCCGAAAGAAGTGGACGGATGAGTTCAATGATGCCCCCAACAGCAGGTACAGAAGAGCTGAGCGTCATTTCCGCCGTCCTGAGCGATCGCGCTGGAGTAAAACCGGTTCCACTTTGTTTTAGGTGCaacctgcttctcctctccacAAAAGCCGGCTCACTCGGCATCAACTTGGTCGCCGCCAGCAGGGTGGTGATCTTTGACGCGTCCTGGAACCCCTCGTACGACGTGCAGAGCATTTACAGGGTGTACCGCTTCGGCCAGGTCAGACCAGTGTTCATCTATCGCTTCCTAGCTCAGGTAAGCTAACAGCTCCTTGGGAAAATATTACATTCAGTTAAGGAAAcgtgtttattgtgttttacgTTAAGGAAAAGAAATCCTTCATGGATCTGCTGGATTTTACGTTGCGATCATTTTCCACCTGCAGGGCACCATGGAGGAAAAGATCTATGACCGGCAGGTGACCAAGCAGTCTCTGTCCAACCGAGTGGTGGACCAGCAGCAGATCGAGAGGCACTACACTCTTCACGAGCTGACTGAACTTTACACGTTCACGCCAGACCTGCTGCACGAGCCCAACTctcagaagagcagaagaagctCCTCTGCTGTGCCAAAGGTCGTAGGTTGTAGCTCCCTTCCTCGACGGTGAAGGATTGGCAATATTGAAAGACTTTGGTGTTTGGCTTTCCAGGAAAAAATAatcacagagctgctgaagtCCTGCAAAGACCAGATAGTGTCTTTCCACGAGCACGACTCTCTGCTGGACCacaaggtggaggaggagctgagcgaGTCAGAACGTAAAGCTGCCTGGGCCGAGTACAAGGCCGAGGTGATTCGTCAGCGCTTATGGAGCCCGATCTGGACGCAGCGACGCAGCAAATGTAACCGCAaccttgtttttgcttttctcaGTCAGCCACCGCGGCCAATCCGCTCGGGCTGAGCCAGAGCGAGGACAACCTGGACACCAAAACGGACGTGCAGCTCGTCGTACGTCTACCTTTTCACAAATGTCGCCGCTGGTCTCTGTCGGTATAAAGAACTACATTTGAACACGTCGTTGCAGGAGCTGCTCAACAAAACCAGAGTGACGGTGACGAACGCCTTCTTGTCGCTGAATAACTTGAGGTCTCACAGTCTGGAGGAGTACATGTCACAGACGGTGGGAGAAAGCTTTTTCCAATTCagagatcacttcctgttttcttgcCTTTGTCCACGGTTGTACTGAAGTAGATGGTTCTAACGTGATTTATTGCGCTACAGCGGCAACAGTATCCTCACctgtctgaggaggaggtgaaaatcAAAGGTCAGGTCTGGAAAACCTGGGACGAGAAGGAGCAGGAACGCAGACGGGCGTTCTGTCAGGACGTTCTTCAGCATCAGCGGGACGTAAGTTCAGTGATCGTCACTCTGAGCTGTACGTGCAAACGGCCGGTCTCACGTTTCGCTCACATCCCTCCGTAGCTGACGTGCCGCATCGACACCATCCTGAAAAGCCGAAGGACTGAAGGGATGCAGGCGTCCATGAAGACGGTGAACCAGCCCGGGCAGACTTGAGCGGGTCTTGACCTCATTCCAGCTGAACCGTGAGGCGAATGTATTGGTTTTGCAGCTTTCGCAGCAGAGAAATGAAAGATAAAGCAGTTTCAGGTTGGTTTATTTGGTACCACTTCAAGTACGATACCTTCGGATGCATAACAAGTTTTCATATATCACATAGGGTTGGAATAAAAGCTGTAGATGACCCCATGTAATAGGCTGCAAATCGGGTTTGAATGCTTGTGCCTTGTCAACAGTAGCAGCTTATTTTGTTTTCTACTTTTATAACACTGTAATAAATTAAGAGACATTGGCTTTTGAATCATTTTTTGCTTGTGAACAAATACCGGTAATCAGCTTTAAAAGAGTCAATAGGACAAACACGCTGAGGCGAGGACCCCTCAAGGTTTCCTTCAGGATCCACATCAGCTGACACAATGAACATGCGCGGATCAAATAAAGACTATTGAGAAATCTTCAGTTATGGGGGAGTTCTCTTATTTACAGTCGTCTAATGTCGCGCCTAAGCCGTTCCACCGGGACACATTTACAGTCCAGGAGTAAATTTGTAATACAAAAAGGTCAGTTTTTCAAAGGTTTTGTTCTTACACATTATATAAAGTTACTATGAATTAAATGCATGGGCAAATTGATTTTGTGTTAAACTGCACaggtatcccagcatgcactgggcCGACGAGGCCACAGACAAGGGTTTGACACGTTCACGTCACAGTTACGCCGGCTTGTTTGGTCTTCGGTGTGTTAAAAGCTGAAGCACACACTCAAACTCTTGATTTTGGATGACAAGCCACTCCACAACCTCCCTTTTTTCACATTAGCAATCAGGAAGACTAAACACAATCTGAGGTTTAGTAAAGTAAAAACTGCATTTACAGACCAATTTTACATTATGTAACAGGTTGGATTTAAAAATGTTGTATCCCAAAAAAGTTACTTCACAAAAAAAGTGGATCCTTCACATTGATGTAGTGCTTCCTCGGTTTCTGAAgagtaaaaaataataaatatggctgagacttcctgctgtgcagATATCAGGGACCGTTCCCACGAGCGGTTGGAGCAGCCGTTAGTGTCCCGTGTCCAAATCTCTCATGTATTCCTGAAGTGCCTGCAGCCTCGCATCGATCTCTGACAACTCTGCCCCTGCATCGACGGAGCTCTCCAGGCCTAAAGACAATGGGACCTTTAGAAGAGTCCTATTCCTCAAAGTTTTTACTGTTATAAAGACATTGATGCCTTACCTTTGTCTTTCATTCTGTAGGTGGGAGTGCTACTTAATGGTTTTCTGGTCAGACGACTTCTagactaaaaagaaaaagataaaataaatagattatTTTGAGCAGCTCCATTTTATTCCTGGGAAATGTGAGAACAGCAGGGAACACCGACAGATGGTTACCATTTCACTCAACCCGCTGGGTCCATTGCACATCTGCATTTTGCCTCTGTGAATACAGAAAGACAGCTATTAAAAGCAGCAGCCCCCCTCAGACTTCACTTTTGGGTGGTCCGGTGGTCCCATCACCTGAACAGAGTTTTGGTCATTTCCTCCATGTCCACCACGGAGCCGTCAGAGGAGTTCCTGCTGCCTCGACGCTCCACAGACAAACTCCTGCCTCGGCTGTTGGACCGGACCAGCTGAGGATAGGCCTCTCTAGAGCGTGACCGCCCCCTCTCGGGGACAATGGGTGACGCCAGCATGTCCCGCCGTAATTTTCTCTGTCTGATACACAAAGAATCTCAAGAAAAGTCGAGAGCGACCAATCATCAGTGGAGCAGCGGTGGAAACAAACTTTTTgatttctgcctctttctgcCGGCGCTGTCGGTCCTGGATATAAGCAGTTGGATCAAACCGCGGAACGCGCGACCCTGTGAGATAATTAATGAGCTCATATTAAGGTCAGCGATAGCAGGCTGGATGCCAGGAATACGACGAACGTGCAGGCACCTGTAGGAGAAGGCGACGGTCTGGGAATGCTGCGGCGTGGGCCAGATGAGTCTGCTCTTCTCCCCCTTtcctctgacctttgaactctgtcTTCCCTGCGCTCCCGGGATCCTGAACGAGCCCGGGCTGTCCCATatcccatcctcctctcttgGGACAGCGAGCGATAGATTTCCCCGTCGACTCGTGAGTTCAAGCGAGTTGACGTCGGAGTcgctctgctgcagaaacagattAAGACCTGAAATAAATGTGACTGACATGAAAGCTTTAACTCCACATTGTAGGGAAATGGAGCACACGACTAAAGTGTCTCACCCTCTTCGTAAGAAAGCCAGTTCACTGGTGAGACTCTTAACCCGGACGCGAAGCGCCAACTCTGAcgctctcagctcctccaactAGCACAAAATTGGAGAAAACTATTAAAACCACTCaggtaaaaatggaaaaaaagagcatttttcaGCTGATGAAACGAACCTGCTCCATTAGGAGCCGCTGCTCCTGGCACCGCTTGGCTGCCGAGCGTTGACTTTTAGCCCGCTCTTTGATCAGCTGCTCTTCCAATGTCCTCATAACATCTCTGACCCTCCAGTCCTCTCTGTCTGACGTGGAATTCCCAGCACTTAACTGCAGGTGTTCCAGGACCTTAGCCAtggcctctttctcctctctaaCCAGAGCAAGCCTGCAGGTGACATCGAGTTAATAAACTAGTAAATAAACTAGTATTTGTATTCACTGAAGGAAAGTCCCTGGAAATATGTCAAGTGCACTCCAgtacatacacacataaaaGTGCAGCATCCATTTAATGCAACTCACTCCGTTCGTAGTCGCTGTATTTCTGCATCTGCAGATTTGTTGACTCCGTGAGAGGCGACGGCGTTAAGCTCCGCCTTTAGTGCCCGGACTTCCTTCTGAAGCACCGCTGGGTCCGGTTTTCCCAGGTAGGGCAGAGGTAAAGGGTAGTGTATCCTACAAACACAACAGTGGTCGACGGGTAATAATGCTGACatcctgagcagctgcaggaataaGAAGTCTGactgtctcacacctgtcaAACTCCACAGTGTATATGAGGATGAGATATCTCTTGGCGGTGAGAGCAGACGCTTGATGAAGGCCACGGGGACGACTGACCACTCCTGCTTTCCTGTtacgcagcagctccaggtcagcGTAGGTCAGAAGGTCAAGTGTCACAGAATCACTTGTCTGCAAGAGCAAACTCGTGTTAACTCTACGTCAGCTGTAGAACAGGAATAAAGtctgtttgttttgaaaaaagAGTTATGGACATGTCCATTTTTCACAGTGATGTCATTTTAGTTCCAAAATGAATTTTTGGGTGTTGGGGCAAAGGGCCATCTTTCATTCCTGTTAAAAAGCTCTCAGACTCTTTCCTTTTGGCCCACCACTGTGAAGGAAATAGGGTTTGAAATAACTGTATTATTTGCTGAGGTGGACTCACTGAACTCGAATAAACGAATGCTGCCACAGCCTCAAGCAAATTCTGACTGCTCAAATCGTTCTAACGACTCAGCGTGCACTGggattgctttttttttttttaaacaatttttgCAGACAACTTACCTTTCTGACAGCAGATTCTAACATGCTACAGAAAATAGGGAATTGCTTGAAGTTGCCAGTTTTGCGGGTGAGGTCTTCGACGTCTGTGGGAAAAAGGTTTTCAGGTGAGACCATTTTTAGTTGTATCTTAAGTGACATTTAAATTATGATAGGTGTGTAATACTCACACGCAGGATCAAACTC
This window harbors:
- the ccdc61 gene encoding centrosomal protein CCDC61 isoform X2, yielding MEEGSEVIEDIVFRGVEFSVKIEVIKGVLIVEISELLTADQWRGEFDPAYVEDLTRKTGNFKQFPIFCSMLESAVRKTSDSVTLDLLTYADLELLRNRKAGVVSRPRGLHQASALTAKRYLILIYTVEFDRIHYPLPLPYLGKPDPAVLQKEVRALKAELNAVASHGVNKSADAEIQRLRTELALVREEKEAMAKVLEHLQLSAGNSTSDREDWRVRDVMRTLEEQLIKERAKSQRSAAKRCQEQRLLMEQLEELRASELALRVRVKSLTSELAFLRRGATPTSTRLNSRVDGEIYRSLSQERRMGYGTARARSGSRERREDRVQRSEERGRRADSSGPRRSIPRPSPSPTGSRVPRFDPTAYIQDRQRRQKEAEIKKQRKLRRDMLASPIVPERGRSRSREAYPQLVRSNSRGRSLSVERRGSRNSSDGSVVDMEEMTKTLFRGKMQMCNGPSGLSEMVTICSRSRLTRKPLSSTPTYRMKDKGLESSVDAGAELSEIDARLQALQEYMRDLDTGH
- the ccdc61 gene encoding centrosomal protein CCDC61 isoform X1, coding for MEEGSEVIEDIVFRGVEFSVKIEVIKGVLIVEISELLTADQWRGEFDPAYVEDLTRKTGNFKQFPIFCSMLESAVRKTSDSVTLDLLTYADLELLRNRKAGVVSRPRGLHQASALTAKRYLILIYTVEFDRIHYPLPLPYLGKPDPAVLQKEVRALKAELNAVASHGVNKSADAEIQRLRTELALVREEKEAMAKVLEHLQLSAGNSTSDREDWRVRDVMRTLEEQLIKERAKSQRSAAKRCQEQRLLMEQLEELRASELALRVRVKSLTSELAFLRRGRATPTSTRLNSRVDGEIYRSLSQERRMGYGTARARSGSRERREDRVQRSEERGRRADSSGPRRSIPRPSPSPTGSRVPRFDPTAYIQDRQRRQKEAEIKKQRKLRRDMLASPIVPERGRSRSREAYPQLVRSNSRGRSLSVERRGSRNSSDGSVVDMEEMTKTLFRGKMQMCNGPSGLSEMVTICSRSRLTRKPLSSTPTYRMKDKGLESSVDAGAELSEIDARLQALQEYMRDLDTGH